From one Shewanella sp. GD04112 genomic stretch:
- the sodB gene encoding superoxide dismutase [Fe] has translation MAFELPALPYAKNALEPHISQETIEYHYGKHHNTYVVKLNGLIEGTDFAGKSLEEIIKTSTGGVFNNAAQVWNHTFYWNCLAPNAGGEPTGPVADAINAAFGSFDAFKAQFTDSAVNNFGSAWTWLVKKADGTVAIVNTSNAATPLTDSTVTPILTVDVWEHAYYIDYRNVRPDYLAHFWQLVNWDFVNQNFAG, from the coding sequence TGGCTTTCGAATTACCCGCATTACCATATGCAAAGAACGCACTAGAACCACACATTTCTCAAGAAACCATTGAATACCACTACGGCAAGCATCACAACACCTACGTTGTTAAGCTAAACGGTTTGATCGAAGGAACCGATTTCGCAGGTAAATCTTTAGAAGAAATCATCAAGACTTCTACTGGTGGCGTATTTAACAACGCAGCTCAAGTTTGGAACCACACTTTCTACTGGAACTGCTTAGCGCCTAACGCTGGCGGTGAGCCAACAGGTCCTGTGGCTGATGCAATCAATGCTGCATTCGGTTCATTCGACGCATTCAAAGCACAATTTACCGATTCTGCGGTAAACAACTTTGGTAGCGCTTGGACTTGGTTAGTGAAAAAAGCCGATGGCACTGTTGCTATTGTTAACACTAGCAATGCTGCAACCCCTCTGACTGACAGCACTGTAACACCAATCCTGACTGTTGACGTGTGGGAACACGCTTACTACATCGATTACCGCAACGTACGTCCTGACTACTTAGCCCACTTCTGGCAATTAGTTAACTGGGACTTCGTGAACCAAAACTTCGCTGGTTAA